One window of Agrobacterium vitis genomic DNA carries:
- a CDS encoding ABC transporter substrate-binding protein: MADEAAKITIKDDRGVSVDVKVNPQRVAAVSYVGVDVALALGIKPVATTYMMPDRNPDYLLGLTKGMVQIGQRAKPNLEILSETKPDVIVAMRRYTVGNAAQYEKIAPYIAYNMELLSQSYQEVADLSKLLGKPQDGEKLNADFKRDMTDYAAKAPKGVHPRFQIMWGGDTPFSFHTENTAASIVAALGGDNIVGPTQKDGKFGMEVSLETMLEKDPQVIFVYDSGPDRPQENNPIWKMLSAVKNNRVYYVGDEWVETNGPIARQLVLREAAHFLYPDTFPVVDVKAEASKLIPASVQK, encoded by the coding sequence ATGGCCGATGAGGCCGCTAAGATTACAATCAAGGATGATCGCGGCGTGTCTGTTGACGTTAAGGTCAATCCACAGCGCGTCGCTGCCGTTTCCTATGTTGGTGTGGATGTGGCGCTTGCGCTTGGTATCAAACCTGTCGCAACGACCTATATGATGCCTGATCGGAACCCGGATTATTTGCTGGGTCTGACGAAAGGCATGGTTCAAATCGGGCAGCGGGCAAAGCCAAACCTTGAGATTTTGTCTGAGACAAAGCCTGACGTTATCGTTGCCATGCGCCGCTATACGGTTGGCAATGCTGCGCAATATGAAAAGATCGCTCCCTATATCGCCTATAATATGGAGCTTTTAAGCCAAAGTTATCAAGAGGTTGCCGATCTTTCAAAACTCCTGGGCAAGCCGCAGGACGGTGAAAAGCTCAACGCAGATTTTAAGCGTGACATGACAGATTATGCCGCGAAGGCCCCCAAGGGGGTTCATCCACGTTTTCAGATTATGTGGGGCGGTGATACGCCATTTTCATTCCACACAGAAAATACAGCGGCTTCGATTGTCGCAGCGCTGGGCGGCGATAACATCGTCGGGCCAACCCAGAAAGACGGCAAGTTTGGCATGGAGGTCAGCCTCGAAACCATGCTGGAAAAAGACCCTCAGGTCATCTTCGTGTATGACAGTGGGCCAGATCGCCCACAGGAAAACAATCCAATCTGGAAAATGCTGTCCGCCGTCAAAAACAATCGAGTCTATTACGTTGGTGATGAGTGGGTCGAAACCAATGGTCCGATTGCTCGACAGCTGGTGCTGCGTGAGGCCGCTCACTTCCTTTATCCCGATACATTCCCTGTTGTTGATGTGAAGGCGGAAGCGTCAAAGCTGATCCCTGCCAGCGTACAGAAGTAA
- a CDS encoding MATE family efflux transporter produces MAFEFRQYRAILSLAAPIVGIQFAQVALTSTDLFMMAFLGVQAVAAGGLAILLYNQFRTMCVGMVTGVGNMIAASVGQSEKRTGTSLIDDIARNDVRDILRAAMLLATLVALGAGALLVLIACSLSYLGQSPAVVALAQPIMIALAPGLVPMLWLNVLRQFAVGMRRAGSLLVVTIASIIINAALNALFIFGWFGMPNLGLAGIGLSTTIVQFWTFFVYFRTVKRDEKLNDLLVLDGWHAQTATVKKIVKMGTPISLTYGSEAAITSFATVLMGTFGPVALAASNIVNQLAYIVYQLNIGLSQGSSILVSRTAGKGRLDEVGAIARRTFTISFGTMSVIALVYVLAPQSVLHPFLAEPIDPALASLAATLLWFAIAHQFFKGSQNICIGLLRGLGNTKSGLISTLIGYWLIGIPAMFVSGFWLGWGSLGIWFGLCLGFATTSIQLWWRFITDLRLAHTRSGLVVPKATVAAG; encoded by the coding sequence ATGGCTTTTGAATTTCGCCAATACCGCGCTATTTTATCCCTCGCTGCCCCCATTGTCGGCATTCAATTTGCACAGGTCGCCCTGACCAGCACTGATCTGTTTATGATGGCCTTTTTGGGCGTGCAGGCTGTTGCCGCAGGCGGGCTTGCGATATTGCTTTACAATCAGTTCCGCACCATGTGCGTTGGTATGGTCACAGGTGTTGGCAACATGATTGCAGCTTCGGTGGGCCAAAGCGAAAAGCGCACTGGCACATCATTGATAGATGATATCGCGCGTAACGATGTGCGCGATATTCTGAGGGCGGCGATGCTGCTGGCTACCCTTGTTGCTCTTGGTGCTGGCGCGCTTTTGGTTTTGATTGCTTGCTCCCTGAGCTATTTGGGGCAAAGCCCTGCCGTCGTTGCTCTTGCTCAACCCATTATGATAGCCTTGGCACCGGGTTTGGTTCCGATGTTGTGGCTGAATGTTCTGCGGCAATTTGCTGTCGGAATGCGCAGGGCAGGGTCTCTTCTGGTTGTCACAATCGCATCCATCATCATCAATGCCGCGCTCAATGCCCTGTTTATTTTCGGCTGGTTTGGAATGCCGAATTTAGGATTGGCAGGCATAGGTCTGTCCACCACAATCGTGCAATTTTGGACGTTCTTCGTTTACTTCAGGACGGTCAAACGCGATGAAAAGCTCAATGATCTGCTTGTGCTGGACGGCTGGCACGCTCAAACCGCCACCGTTAAAAAGATTGTAAAAATGGGTACTCCGATCTCGCTGACCTATGGATCGGAAGCTGCCATTACCTCGTTTGCCACCGTTCTGATGGGAACGTTTGGCCCGGTTGCGCTGGCGGCATCCAACATCGTCAATCAGCTTGCCTATATTGTCTATCAGTTGAACATTGGCCTCTCACAGGGATCGTCCATTCTTGTGAGCAGAACCGCTGGTAAAGGCCGTTTGGATGAGGTTGGTGCGATTGCGCGACGAACGTTTACGATCAGTTTTGGGACCATGAGCGTCATTGCTTTGGTTTATGTTCTGGCACCGCAATCTGTGCTGCATCCTTTTCTTGCCGAGCCCATAGATCCTGCCCTGGCTTCGCTCGCAGCAACATTACTTTGGTTTGCGATCGCCCATCAGTTCTTCAAGGGTTCTCAGAACATTTGCATCGGCCTGTTGCGCGGATTGGGCAACACGAAATCGGGCCTGATCAGCACGTTGATTGGCTATTGGCTGATCGGTATTCCCGCCATGTTCGTCAGCGGATTTTGGCTTGGTTGGGGCAGTCTCGGGATATGGTTTGGGCTGTGCCTTGGCTTTGCCACGACAAGTATCCAGCTGTGGTGGCGTTTTATCACTGATTTGCGGTTGGCACACACAAGGAGCGGCCTTGTTGTGCCGAAAGCGACGGTTGCTGCCGGTTAG